A region of Silurus meridionalis isolate SWU-2019-XX chromosome 15, ASM1480568v1, whole genome shotgun sequence DNA encodes the following proteins:
- the uimc1 gene encoding BRCA1-A complex subunit RAP80 isoform X1, with the protein MSPVFLRDCSVRLNPNLLSTSSSSKNLPHTNDSSLGLTSPERSESSPPAPKSPVFLKTDSKRCTKLSRGTLTDCTSHSSFKDNVHKSEDLLGGSSSHKKGDSPKSSSHGRKAPGTSHVPAPEDFVKLRQVKDEGEGSLSTLPDRAPDLKVSSCTDSKSLDEFTSHMVLHLSDDDDEDDEENDKIIPPSPVFPQDRSSHAGQTKLSPTQPCTSSSPPKNSTFQNKSNSQASEQTKALRKSADFKLTPTGKDEGLVSYYWGVPFCPKGQSPDDYTRVILTQLEVYEKSLKEAQRQLLHKVDWGLPVFPCPIERAHSRRLKRHRAPQLLEEEEEDERDEEEREKQKEMDESQPRSEEEAEDGQRETYVVVSSPETELEQKSPSAFGQAEPSNSAKPSSSCRRPVSQEHFKDTEIQPEADENGEEVQNEGFDAESAVCPETQMSEDNTPELMVTSPTQPQMQAETDIMEVDELTEPPAEPEERMEQERSGEEQSWRESVPSQVECPMCSRLFPLCEIEMHAAYCNGSVEEQDHDHTQDQLENLSQGIARRKSIRRTAMEDDVRFEKSEQREKCFICEKFFVTKEYEQHVNQCIRQKSLGHKQGNGLLSALNRTETVHLDDSGAGPSNTAVKNNRSHSDASAKPADSQAPAYSVSTSPFKSFTPISEIKDCLIDFRQQHTDRTSQRLGRKRKFKR; encoded by the exons ATGTCCCCCGTCTTCCTCCGTGACTGCAGCGTCAGGCTGAACCCCAACCTCCTGAGCACCAGCAGCTCCTCAAAGAACCTCCCGCATACAAACGACAGCTCGCTCGGTTTAACCAGTCCTGAGCGCTCCGAGTCCAGTCCACCTGCCCCCAAAAGCCCCGTTTTCCTCAAAACTGACTCTAAAAGATGCACCAAGTTATCACGGGGCACACTTACCGATTGCACTTCTCACAGCAGCTTTAAAGACAACGTACACAAATCTGAAGACTTGTTAGGAGGATCTTCAAGCCATAAAAAAGGAGATTCCCCGAAAAGCTCTTCGCACGGCAGGAAAGCTCCGGGGACGTCACACGTTCCGGCGCCTGAG GACTTTGTGAAGCTGAGACAGGTGAAGGATGAAGGTGAAGGTTCTCTGAGCACGCTGCCAG ACCGAGCGCCAGACTTGAAAGTGTCTTCCTGTACAGACTCCAAATCTTTGGATGAGTTCACTAGTCACATGGTCCTTCATTTGTCTGACGACGACGAcgaagatgatgaagaaaacGACAAG ATTATTCCTCCGAGCCCAGTCTTCCCTCAGGACCGTTCTTCACACGCCGGCCAAACGAAGCTCTCGCCAACGCAACCATGCACCTCCTCTTCACCTCCTAAAAACTCAACATTTCAGAATAAATCCAATTCCCAAGCATCTGAGCAGACCAAAGCTCTGAGAAAGTCTGCTGACTTTAAACTCACACCGACGGGGAAAGACGAAGGCCTCGTTTCCTACTACTGGGGAGTTCCATTTTGCCCCAAGGGGCAAAGCCCGGATGATTACACCCGAGTCATTCTCACTCAGCTGGAGGTGTACGAGAAGAGCCTGAAAGAAGCCCAGAGACAGCTATTGCACAAAGTGGACTGGGGTCTTCCC GTGTTCCCGTGCCCGATAGAGAGAGCACATAGCAGGAGACTGAAGCGCCACAGAGCCCCTCAGCttctggaggaggaggaggaggacgagcGAGACGAAGAAGAacgagagaaacagaaagagatggACGAGTCTCAACCTCGGTCGGAAGAAGAAGCAGAGGACGGACAACGGGAGACGTACGTCGTCGTGTCCTCTCCGGAGACGGAGCTCGAG CAGAAATCACCTTCGGCGTTCGGGCAGGCGGAGCCTTCAAATTCAGCGAAACCTTCCAG TAGTTGCAGGAGGCCTGTTTCTCAGGAGCATTTTAAAGACACTGAAATCCAGCCTGAGGCTGATGAGAACGGTGAAGAAGTTCAGAACGAAGGATTTGACGCGGAGAGCGCCGTGTGTCCAG aaacccaGATGAGTGAAGACAACACACCAGAGCTGATGGTGACCAGTCCCACACAG CCCCAGATGCAGGCAGAGACTGACATCATGGAGGTGGATGAACTTACGGAGCCACCAGCAGAACCTGAAGAGAGGATGGAGCAGGAGCGTTCGGGCGAGGAGCAATCGTGGAGGGAGTCTGTTCCCTCTCAGGTAGAGTGTCCCATGTGCTCTCGCCTCTTCCCTCTCTGTGAGATCGAGATGCATGCCGCCTACTGTAACGGCTCTGTAGAGGAGCAGGACCACGATCACACCCAGGACCAGCTGGAGAACCTTTCACAAG GGATTGCTCGACGGAAGAGCATAAGAAGAACCGCGATGGAAGACGATGTGAGATTTGAGAA ATCGGAGCAGCGAGAGAAATGCTTCATATGTGAAAAGTTTTTCGTAACGAAGGAGTACGAGCAACATGTGAACCAGTGCATTAGACAGAAAAGTCTCGGACACAAGCAG ggaAACGGCTTGCTATCTGCTTTGAATAGGACAGAAACGGTGCATCTAG ATGACAGTGGAGCCGGACCGTCTAATACTGCAGTCAAAAACAATCG caGCCATTCGGACGCCTCAGCGAAGCCTGCAGATTCTCAAGCTCCGGCGTATTCCGTCAGCACGTCTCCCTTTAAATCTTTCACTCCCATTTCTGAAATCAAGGACTGCCTCATCGACTTCCGGCAGCAGCACACAGACAGGACCAGCCAGAGACTCGGGAGGAAGAGGAAATTTAAAAGATAG
- the uimc1 gene encoding BRCA1-A complex subunit RAP80 isoform X2: protein MSPVFLRDCSVRLNPNLLSTSSSSKNLPHTNDSSLGLTSPERSESSPPAPKSPVFLKTDSKRCTKLSRGTLTDCTSHSSFKDNVHKSEDLLGGSSSHKKGDSPKSSSHGRKAPGTSHVPAPEDFVKLRQVKDEGEGSLSTLPDRAPDLKVSSCTDSKSLDEFTSHMVLHLSDDDDEDDEENDKIIPPSPVFPQDRSSHAGQTKLSPTQPCTSSSPPKNSTFQNKSNSQASEQTKALRKSADFKLTPTGKDEGLVSYYWGVPFCPKGQSPDDYTRVILTQLEVYEKSLKEAQRQLLHKVDWGLPVFPCPIERAHSRRLKRHRAPQLLEEEEEDERDEEEREKQKEMDESQPRSEEEAEDGQRETYVVVSSPETELEQKSPSAFGQAEPSNSAKPSSSCRRPVSQEHFKDTEIQPEADENGEEVQNEGFDAESAVCPETQMSEDNTPELMVTSPTQPQMQAETDIMEVDELTEPPAEPEERMEQERSGEEQSWRESVPSQVECPMCSRLFPLCEIEMHAAYCNGSVEEQDHDHTQDQLENLSQGIARRKSIRRTAMEDDVRFEKSEQREKCFICEKFFVTKEYEQHVNQCIRQKSLGHKQGNGLLSALNRTETVHLDDSGAGPSNTAVKNNRHSDASAKPADSQAPAYSVSTSPFKSFTPISEIKDCLIDFRQQHTDRTSQRLGRKRKFKR, encoded by the exons ATGTCCCCCGTCTTCCTCCGTGACTGCAGCGTCAGGCTGAACCCCAACCTCCTGAGCACCAGCAGCTCCTCAAAGAACCTCCCGCATACAAACGACAGCTCGCTCGGTTTAACCAGTCCTGAGCGCTCCGAGTCCAGTCCACCTGCCCCCAAAAGCCCCGTTTTCCTCAAAACTGACTCTAAAAGATGCACCAAGTTATCACGGGGCACACTTACCGATTGCACTTCTCACAGCAGCTTTAAAGACAACGTACACAAATCTGAAGACTTGTTAGGAGGATCTTCAAGCCATAAAAAAGGAGATTCCCCGAAAAGCTCTTCGCACGGCAGGAAAGCTCCGGGGACGTCACACGTTCCGGCGCCTGAG GACTTTGTGAAGCTGAGACAGGTGAAGGATGAAGGTGAAGGTTCTCTGAGCACGCTGCCAG ACCGAGCGCCAGACTTGAAAGTGTCTTCCTGTACAGACTCCAAATCTTTGGATGAGTTCACTAGTCACATGGTCCTTCATTTGTCTGACGACGACGAcgaagatgatgaagaaaacGACAAG ATTATTCCTCCGAGCCCAGTCTTCCCTCAGGACCGTTCTTCACACGCCGGCCAAACGAAGCTCTCGCCAACGCAACCATGCACCTCCTCTTCACCTCCTAAAAACTCAACATTTCAGAATAAATCCAATTCCCAAGCATCTGAGCAGACCAAAGCTCTGAGAAAGTCTGCTGACTTTAAACTCACACCGACGGGGAAAGACGAAGGCCTCGTTTCCTACTACTGGGGAGTTCCATTTTGCCCCAAGGGGCAAAGCCCGGATGATTACACCCGAGTCATTCTCACTCAGCTGGAGGTGTACGAGAAGAGCCTGAAAGAAGCCCAGAGACAGCTATTGCACAAAGTGGACTGGGGTCTTCCC GTGTTCCCGTGCCCGATAGAGAGAGCACATAGCAGGAGACTGAAGCGCCACAGAGCCCCTCAGCttctggaggaggaggaggaggacgagcGAGACGAAGAAGAacgagagaaacagaaagagatggACGAGTCTCAACCTCGGTCGGAAGAAGAAGCAGAGGACGGACAACGGGAGACGTACGTCGTCGTGTCCTCTCCGGAGACGGAGCTCGAG CAGAAATCACCTTCGGCGTTCGGGCAGGCGGAGCCTTCAAATTCAGCGAAACCTTCCAG TAGTTGCAGGAGGCCTGTTTCTCAGGAGCATTTTAAAGACACTGAAATCCAGCCTGAGGCTGATGAGAACGGTGAAGAAGTTCAGAACGAAGGATTTGACGCGGAGAGCGCCGTGTGTCCAG aaacccaGATGAGTGAAGACAACACACCAGAGCTGATGGTGACCAGTCCCACACAG CCCCAGATGCAGGCAGAGACTGACATCATGGAGGTGGATGAACTTACGGAGCCACCAGCAGAACCTGAAGAGAGGATGGAGCAGGAGCGTTCGGGCGAGGAGCAATCGTGGAGGGAGTCTGTTCCCTCTCAGGTAGAGTGTCCCATGTGCTCTCGCCTCTTCCCTCTCTGTGAGATCGAGATGCATGCCGCCTACTGTAACGGCTCTGTAGAGGAGCAGGACCACGATCACACCCAGGACCAGCTGGAGAACCTTTCACAAG GGATTGCTCGACGGAAGAGCATAAGAAGAACCGCGATGGAAGACGATGTGAGATTTGAGAA ATCGGAGCAGCGAGAGAAATGCTTCATATGTGAAAAGTTTTTCGTAACGAAGGAGTACGAGCAACATGTGAACCAGTGCATTAGACAGAAAAGTCTCGGACACAAGCAG ggaAACGGCTTGCTATCTGCTTTGAATAGGACAGAAACGGTGCATCTAG ATGACAGTGGAGCCGGACCGTCTAATACTGCAGTCAAAAACAATCG CCATTCGGACGCCTCAGCGAAGCCTGCAGATTCTCAAGCTCCGGCGTATTCCGTCAGCACGTCTCCCTTTAAATCTTTCACTCCCATTTCTGAAATCAAGGACTGCCTCATCGACTTCCGGCAGCAGCACACAGACAGGACCAGCCAGAGACTCGGGAGGAAGAGGAAATTTAAAAGATAG
- the uimc1 gene encoding BRCA1-A complex subunit RAP80 isoform X6: MSPVFLRDCSVRLNPNLLSTSSSSKNLPHTNDSSLGLTSPERSESSPPAPKSPVFLKTDSKRCTKLSRGTLTDCTSHSSFKDNVHKSEDLLGGSSSHKKGDSPKSSSHGRKAPGTSHVPAPEDFVKLRQVKDEGEGSLSTLPDRAPDLKVSSCTDSKSLDEFTSHMVLHLSDDDDEDDEENDKIIPPSPVFPQDRSSHAGQTKLSPTQPCTSSSPPKNSTFQNKSNSQASEQTKALRKSADFKLTPTGKDEGLVSYYWGVPFCPKGQSPDDYTRVILTQLEVYEKSLKEAQRQLLHKVDWGLPVFPCPIERAHSRRLKRHRAPQLLEEEEEDERDEEEREKQKEMDESQPRSEEEAEDGQRETYVVVSSPETELEQKSPSAFGQAEPSNSAKPSSSCRRPVSQEHFKDTEIQPEADENGEEVQNEGFDAESAVCPETQMSEDNTPELMVTSPTQPQMQAETDIMEVDELTEPPAEPEERMEQERSGEEQSWRESVPSQVECPMCSRLFPLCEIEMHAAYCNGSVEEQDHDHTQDQLENLSQGIARRKSIRRTAMEDDVRFEK; the protein is encoded by the exons ATGTCCCCCGTCTTCCTCCGTGACTGCAGCGTCAGGCTGAACCCCAACCTCCTGAGCACCAGCAGCTCCTCAAAGAACCTCCCGCATACAAACGACAGCTCGCTCGGTTTAACCAGTCCTGAGCGCTCCGAGTCCAGTCCACCTGCCCCCAAAAGCCCCGTTTTCCTCAAAACTGACTCTAAAAGATGCACCAAGTTATCACGGGGCACACTTACCGATTGCACTTCTCACAGCAGCTTTAAAGACAACGTACACAAATCTGAAGACTTGTTAGGAGGATCTTCAAGCCATAAAAAAGGAGATTCCCCGAAAAGCTCTTCGCACGGCAGGAAAGCTCCGGGGACGTCACACGTTCCGGCGCCTGAG GACTTTGTGAAGCTGAGACAGGTGAAGGATGAAGGTGAAGGTTCTCTGAGCACGCTGCCAG ACCGAGCGCCAGACTTGAAAGTGTCTTCCTGTACAGACTCCAAATCTTTGGATGAGTTCACTAGTCACATGGTCCTTCATTTGTCTGACGACGACGAcgaagatgatgaagaaaacGACAAG ATTATTCCTCCGAGCCCAGTCTTCCCTCAGGACCGTTCTTCACACGCCGGCCAAACGAAGCTCTCGCCAACGCAACCATGCACCTCCTCTTCACCTCCTAAAAACTCAACATTTCAGAATAAATCCAATTCCCAAGCATCTGAGCAGACCAAAGCTCTGAGAAAGTCTGCTGACTTTAAACTCACACCGACGGGGAAAGACGAAGGCCTCGTTTCCTACTACTGGGGAGTTCCATTTTGCCCCAAGGGGCAAAGCCCGGATGATTACACCCGAGTCATTCTCACTCAGCTGGAGGTGTACGAGAAGAGCCTGAAAGAAGCCCAGAGACAGCTATTGCACAAAGTGGACTGGGGTCTTCCC GTGTTCCCGTGCCCGATAGAGAGAGCACATAGCAGGAGACTGAAGCGCCACAGAGCCCCTCAGCttctggaggaggaggaggaggacgagcGAGACGAAGAAGAacgagagaaacagaaagagatggACGAGTCTCAACCTCGGTCGGAAGAAGAAGCAGAGGACGGACAACGGGAGACGTACGTCGTCGTGTCCTCTCCGGAGACGGAGCTCGAG CAGAAATCACCTTCGGCGTTCGGGCAGGCGGAGCCTTCAAATTCAGCGAAACCTTCCAG TAGTTGCAGGAGGCCTGTTTCTCAGGAGCATTTTAAAGACACTGAAATCCAGCCTGAGGCTGATGAGAACGGTGAAGAAGTTCAGAACGAAGGATTTGACGCGGAGAGCGCCGTGTGTCCAG aaacccaGATGAGTGAAGACAACACACCAGAGCTGATGGTGACCAGTCCCACACAG CCCCAGATGCAGGCAGAGACTGACATCATGGAGGTGGATGAACTTACGGAGCCACCAGCAGAACCTGAAGAGAGGATGGAGCAGGAGCGTTCGGGCGAGGAGCAATCGTGGAGGGAGTCTGTTCCCTCTCAGGTAGAGTGTCCCATGTGCTCTCGCCTCTTCCCTCTCTGTGAGATCGAGATGCATGCCGCCTACTGTAACGGCTCTGTAGAGGAGCAGGACCACGATCACACCCAGGACCAGCTGGAGAACCTTTCACAAG GGATTGCTCGACGGAAGAGCATAAGAAGAACCGCGATGGAAGACGATGTGAGATTTGAGAAGTAA
- the uimc1 gene encoding BRCA1-A complex subunit RAP80 isoform X4 translates to MSPVFLRDCSVRLNPNLLSTSSSSKNLPHTNDSSLGLTSPERSESSPPAPKSPVFLKTDSKRCTKLSRGTLTDCTSHSSFKDNVHKSEDLLGGSSSHKKGDSPKSSSHGRKAPGTSHVPAPEDFVKLRQVKDEGEGSLSTLPDRAPDLKVSSCTDSKSLDEFTSHMVLHLSDDDDEDDEENDKIIPPSPVFPQDRSSHAGQTKLSPTQPCTSSSPPKNSTFQNKSNSQASEQTKALRKSADFKLTPTGKDEGLVSYYWGVPFCPKGQSPDDYTRVILTQLEVYEKSLKEAQRQLLHKVDWGLPVFPCPIERAHSRRLKRHRAPQLLEEEEEDERDEEEREKQKEMDESQPRSEEEAEDGQRETYVVVSSPETELEQKSPSAFGQAEPSNSAKPSSCRRPVSQEHFKDTEIQPEADENGEEVQNEGFDAESAVCPETQMSEDNTPELMVTSPTQPQMQAETDIMEVDELTEPPAEPEERMEQERSGEEQSWRESVPSQVECPMCSRLFPLCEIEMHAAYCNGSVEEQDHDHTQDQLENLSQGIARRKSIRRTAMEDDVRFEKSEQREKCFICEKFFVTKEYEQHVNQCIRQKSLGHKQGNGLLSALNRTETVHLDDSGAGPSNTAVKNNRSHSDASAKPADSQAPAYSVSTSPFKSFTPISEIKDCLIDFRQQHTDRTSQRLGRKRKFKR, encoded by the exons ATGTCCCCCGTCTTCCTCCGTGACTGCAGCGTCAGGCTGAACCCCAACCTCCTGAGCACCAGCAGCTCCTCAAAGAACCTCCCGCATACAAACGACAGCTCGCTCGGTTTAACCAGTCCTGAGCGCTCCGAGTCCAGTCCACCTGCCCCCAAAAGCCCCGTTTTCCTCAAAACTGACTCTAAAAGATGCACCAAGTTATCACGGGGCACACTTACCGATTGCACTTCTCACAGCAGCTTTAAAGACAACGTACACAAATCTGAAGACTTGTTAGGAGGATCTTCAAGCCATAAAAAAGGAGATTCCCCGAAAAGCTCTTCGCACGGCAGGAAAGCTCCGGGGACGTCACACGTTCCGGCGCCTGAG GACTTTGTGAAGCTGAGACAGGTGAAGGATGAAGGTGAAGGTTCTCTGAGCACGCTGCCAG ACCGAGCGCCAGACTTGAAAGTGTCTTCCTGTACAGACTCCAAATCTTTGGATGAGTTCACTAGTCACATGGTCCTTCATTTGTCTGACGACGACGAcgaagatgatgaagaaaacGACAAG ATTATTCCTCCGAGCCCAGTCTTCCCTCAGGACCGTTCTTCACACGCCGGCCAAACGAAGCTCTCGCCAACGCAACCATGCACCTCCTCTTCACCTCCTAAAAACTCAACATTTCAGAATAAATCCAATTCCCAAGCATCTGAGCAGACCAAAGCTCTGAGAAAGTCTGCTGACTTTAAACTCACACCGACGGGGAAAGACGAAGGCCTCGTTTCCTACTACTGGGGAGTTCCATTTTGCCCCAAGGGGCAAAGCCCGGATGATTACACCCGAGTCATTCTCACTCAGCTGGAGGTGTACGAGAAGAGCCTGAAAGAAGCCCAGAGACAGCTATTGCACAAAGTGGACTGGGGTCTTCCC GTGTTCCCGTGCCCGATAGAGAGAGCACATAGCAGGAGACTGAAGCGCCACAGAGCCCCTCAGCttctggaggaggaggaggaggacgagcGAGACGAAGAAGAacgagagaaacagaaagagatggACGAGTCTCAACCTCGGTCGGAAGAAGAAGCAGAGGACGGACAACGGGAGACGTACGTCGTCGTGTCCTCTCCGGAGACGGAGCTCGAG CAGAAATCACCTTCGGCGTTCGGGCAGGCGGAGCCTTCAAATTCAGCGAAACCTTCCAG TTGCAGGAGGCCTGTTTCTCAGGAGCATTTTAAAGACACTGAAATCCAGCCTGAGGCTGATGAGAACGGTGAAGAAGTTCAGAACGAAGGATTTGACGCGGAGAGCGCCGTGTGTCCAG aaacccaGATGAGTGAAGACAACACACCAGAGCTGATGGTGACCAGTCCCACACAG CCCCAGATGCAGGCAGAGACTGACATCATGGAGGTGGATGAACTTACGGAGCCACCAGCAGAACCTGAAGAGAGGATGGAGCAGGAGCGTTCGGGCGAGGAGCAATCGTGGAGGGAGTCTGTTCCCTCTCAGGTAGAGTGTCCCATGTGCTCTCGCCTCTTCCCTCTCTGTGAGATCGAGATGCATGCCGCCTACTGTAACGGCTCTGTAGAGGAGCAGGACCACGATCACACCCAGGACCAGCTGGAGAACCTTTCACAAG GGATTGCTCGACGGAAGAGCATAAGAAGAACCGCGATGGAAGACGATGTGAGATTTGAGAA ATCGGAGCAGCGAGAGAAATGCTTCATATGTGAAAAGTTTTTCGTAACGAAGGAGTACGAGCAACATGTGAACCAGTGCATTAGACAGAAAAGTCTCGGACACAAGCAG ggaAACGGCTTGCTATCTGCTTTGAATAGGACAGAAACGGTGCATCTAG ATGACAGTGGAGCCGGACCGTCTAATACTGCAGTCAAAAACAATCG caGCCATTCGGACGCCTCAGCGAAGCCTGCAGATTCTCAAGCTCCGGCGTATTCCGTCAGCACGTCTCCCTTTAAATCTTTCACTCCCATTTCTGAAATCAAGGACTGCCTCATCGACTTCCGGCAGCAGCACACAGACAGGACCAGCCAGAGACTCGGGAGGAAGAGGAAATTTAAAAGATAG
- the uimc1 gene encoding BRCA1-A complex subunit RAP80 isoform X3, whose translation MSPVFLRDCSVRLNPNLLSTSSSSKNLPHTNDSSLGLTSPERSESSPPAPKSPVFLKTDSKRCTKLSRGTLTDCTSHSSFKDNVHKSEDLLGGSSSHKKGDSPKSSSHGRKAPGTSHVPAPEDFVKLRQVKDEGEGSLSTLPDRAPDLKVSSCTDSKSLDEFTSHMVLHLSDDDDEDDEENDKIIPPSPVFPQDRSSHAGQTKLSPTQPCTSSSPPKNSTFQNKSNSQASEQTKALRKSADFKLTPTGKDEGLVSYYWGVPFCPKGQSPDDYTRVILTQLEVYEKSLKEAQRQLLHKVDWGLPVFPCPIERAHSRRLKRHRAPQLLEEEEEDERDEEEREKQKEMDESQPRSEEEAEDGQRETYVVVSSPETELEKSPSAFGQAEPSNSAKPSSSCRRPVSQEHFKDTEIQPEADENGEEVQNEGFDAESAVCPETQMSEDNTPELMVTSPTQPQMQAETDIMEVDELTEPPAEPEERMEQERSGEEQSWRESVPSQVECPMCSRLFPLCEIEMHAAYCNGSVEEQDHDHTQDQLENLSQGIARRKSIRRTAMEDDVRFEKSEQREKCFICEKFFVTKEYEQHVNQCIRQKSLGHKQGNGLLSALNRTETVHLDDSGAGPSNTAVKNNRSHSDASAKPADSQAPAYSVSTSPFKSFTPISEIKDCLIDFRQQHTDRTSQRLGRKRKFKR comes from the exons ATGTCCCCCGTCTTCCTCCGTGACTGCAGCGTCAGGCTGAACCCCAACCTCCTGAGCACCAGCAGCTCCTCAAAGAACCTCCCGCATACAAACGACAGCTCGCTCGGTTTAACCAGTCCTGAGCGCTCCGAGTCCAGTCCACCTGCCCCCAAAAGCCCCGTTTTCCTCAAAACTGACTCTAAAAGATGCACCAAGTTATCACGGGGCACACTTACCGATTGCACTTCTCACAGCAGCTTTAAAGACAACGTACACAAATCTGAAGACTTGTTAGGAGGATCTTCAAGCCATAAAAAAGGAGATTCCCCGAAAAGCTCTTCGCACGGCAGGAAAGCTCCGGGGACGTCACACGTTCCGGCGCCTGAG GACTTTGTGAAGCTGAGACAGGTGAAGGATGAAGGTGAAGGTTCTCTGAGCACGCTGCCAG ACCGAGCGCCAGACTTGAAAGTGTCTTCCTGTACAGACTCCAAATCTTTGGATGAGTTCACTAGTCACATGGTCCTTCATTTGTCTGACGACGACGAcgaagatgatgaagaaaacGACAAG ATTATTCCTCCGAGCCCAGTCTTCCCTCAGGACCGTTCTTCACACGCCGGCCAAACGAAGCTCTCGCCAACGCAACCATGCACCTCCTCTTCACCTCCTAAAAACTCAACATTTCAGAATAAATCCAATTCCCAAGCATCTGAGCAGACCAAAGCTCTGAGAAAGTCTGCTGACTTTAAACTCACACCGACGGGGAAAGACGAAGGCCTCGTTTCCTACTACTGGGGAGTTCCATTTTGCCCCAAGGGGCAAAGCCCGGATGATTACACCCGAGTCATTCTCACTCAGCTGGAGGTGTACGAGAAGAGCCTGAAAGAAGCCCAGAGACAGCTATTGCACAAAGTGGACTGGGGTCTTCCC GTGTTCCCGTGCCCGATAGAGAGAGCACATAGCAGGAGACTGAAGCGCCACAGAGCCCCTCAGCttctggaggaggaggaggaggacgagcGAGACGAAGAAGAacgagagaaacagaaagagatggACGAGTCTCAACCTCGGTCGGAAGAAGAAGCAGAGGACGGACAACGGGAGACGTACGTCGTCGTGTCCTCTCCGGAGACGGAGCTCGAG AAATCACCTTCGGCGTTCGGGCAGGCGGAGCCTTCAAATTCAGCGAAACCTTCCAG TAGTTGCAGGAGGCCTGTTTCTCAGGAGCATTTTAAAGACACTGAAATCCAGCCTGAGGCTGATGAGAACGGTGAAGAAGTTCAGAACGAAGGATTTGACGCGGAGAGCGCCGTGTGTCCAG aaacccaGATGAGTGAAGACAACACACCAGAGCTGATGGTGACCAGTCCCACACAG CCCCAGATGCAGGCAGAGACTGACATCATGGAGGTGGATGAACTTACGGAGCCACCAGCAGAACCTGAAGAGAGGATGGAGCAGGAGCGTTCGGGCGAGGAGCAATCGTGGAGGGAGTCTGTTCCCTCTCAGGTAGAGTGTCCCATGTGCTCTCGCCTCTTCCCTCTCTGTGAGATCGAGATGCATGCCGCCTACTGTAACGGCTCTGTAGAGGAGCAGGACCACGATCACACCCAGGACCAGCTGGAGAACCTTTCACAAG GGATTGCTCGACGGAAGAGCATAAGAAGAACCGCGATGGAAGACGATGTGAGATTTGAGAA ATCGGAGCAGCGAGAGAAATGCTTCATATGTGAAAAGTTTTTCGTAACGAAGGAGTACGAGCAACATGTGAACCAGTGCATTAGACAGAAAAGTCTCGGACACAAGCAG ggaAACGGCTTGCTATCTGCTTTGAATAGGACAGAAACGGTGCATCTAG ATGACAGTGGAGCCGGACCGTCTAATACTGCAGTCAAAAACAATCG caGCCATTCGGACGCCTCAGCGAAGCCTGCAGATTCTCAAGCTCCGGCGTATTCCGTCAGCACGTCTCCCTTTAAATCTTTCACTCCCATTTCTGAAATCAAGGACTGCCTCATCGACTTCCGGCAGCAGCACACAGACAGGACCAGCCAGAGACTCGGGAGGAAGAGGAAATTTAAAAGATAG